A window from Xiphophorus maculatus strain JP 163 A chromosome 17, X_maculatus-5.0-male, whole genome shotgun sequence encodes these proteins:
- the phax gene encoding phosphorylated adapter RNA export protein — protein MAELMDGGLEDGEISGSDSEMGGAAAELARVRGLSAFGGDSFQHRPATVNQLPAAAYRSSAKAAESSDSDADSSDEEAAVWRRKRLKVSNAPPPAAACPARFGPPPVSACGAPGSRKVNNIWGSVVQEQCQDAITAELGVFGMEGVSMASRSVETYNFVLARKMMEKEREMERQSRQEGEVSMLDADLEDYMKGRGSEDRAGGDAKRKRPAKDRIGPKAEMHIKGRYEITEDDPDDKVVEEIAYRLQEPKKELIERVVRVVGKKKAIELLGETATLEENGGMYTMDGSRRRTPGGVFLNLLKNMPSVSKTQIKKIFLEEHQRDCKSKKAAQKRRRHVLAKKMKQAIGTLNLQEHDDVSRETFASDTNEALESLEEPAEGEGEEEEEAKEEAAAGTEETPVVYNSADLEVF, from the coding sequence ATGGCGGAGCTGATGGACGGTGGCCTGGAAGACGGAGAAATTTCCGGCTCGGACTCTGAGATGGGTGGCGCTGCGGCCGAACTAGCGCGAGTTCGGGGGCTTTCGGCGTTCGGCGGGGACTCCTTCCAGCACAGACCCGCTACTGTTAACCAGCTTCCCGCCGCCGCCTACCGGAGCTCCGCCAAGGCGGCGGAGTCTAGCGACAGTGACGCGGACTCGTCAGACGAGGAGGCCGCTGTGTGGCGTCGAAAGCGGCTAAAGGTGTCAAACGCCCCGCCGCCGGCCGCAGCCTGTCCCGCGCGGTTCGGTCCGCCCCCCGTGTCCGCCTGCGGGGCGCCTGGAAGCCGCAAGGTGAACAACATCTGGGGCTCAGTGGTGCAAGAGCAGTGCCAGGATGCCATAACCGCGGAGCTGGGTGTGTTTGGCATGGAGGGCGTCAGCATGGCCAGCAGAAGTGTTGAGACTTATAACTTCGTCTTGGCTCGGAAGATGATGGAGAAGGAGAGGGAGATGGAGAGGCAGTCTAGGCAGGAAGGAGAGGTGAGCATGCTGGATGCTGATCTGGAGGATTACATGAAAGGCCGAGGGTCAGAGGACAGAGCGGGGGGTGACGCTAAGAGAAAGCGGCCTGCCAAAGACAGAATAGGACCTAAAGCCGAGATGCACATCAAGGGCCGGTATGAGATCACAGAGGACGACCCAGACGATAAGGTGGTGGAGGAGATCGCGTACAGACTGCAGGAGCCGAAGAAAGAACTGATCGAGCGAGTGGTCCGGGTCGTTGGGAAGAAAAAAGCCATAGAACTGCTGGGAGAGACTGCCACGCTGGAGGAAAACGGTGGCATGTACACTATGGATGGGAGCAGGCGGCGAACACCTGGCGGAGTGTTCCTCAACCTGCTGAAGAACATGCCCAGCGTCAGCAAGACCCAGATCAAGAAGATCTTCCTGGAGGAGCACCAGAGGGACTGCAAGAGCAAGAAGGCGGCGCAGAAGCGAAGGCGGCACGTGCTGGCCAAGAAGATGAAGCAGGCCATCGGCACGCTGAACCTGCAGGAGCATGACGATGTCTCCAGGGAGACGTTCGCCAGCGACACCAACGAGGCCTTGGAGTCGCTGGAGGAGCCTGCAGAGGgagagggggaggaagaggaagaggcgaaggaggaagctgctgctgggacTGAGGAGACGCCTGTGGTCTACAACTCTGCAGACCTGGAGGTCTTCTGA